A single region of the Acipenser ruthenus chromosome 57, fAciRut3.2 maternal haplotype, whole genome shotgun sequence genome encodes:
- the LOC131724827 gene encoding zinc finger protein 883-like, with amino-acid sequence MKVVHLGRRQGLDMAYSHIKEELPGLEPVHIKEEAPGLEPVHVKEEAPGLEPVHVKEEAPGLEPVHVKEEAPGLEHVHVKEEAPGLEPVHVKEEAPGLEHVHVKEEAPVLEHVHVKEEAHVLEHVHVKEEAPGVEAVHVKEEAPGLEHVHVKEEAPGLEHVHVKEESPVLEHVHVKEGAPGLEHVHVKQEVAKPDDLLHRESSQAMYANGEEGTELGSIQRNHHISQLEAIQINPASQHAPRSPSPCGTTMLEKEHECGKSFTHLGNFKHQQLHTGEKPHQCIHCGKSFGYLGSFKKHQQIHTGESSQQCNQCGKSFSRLGNLKQHQQTHTGEKPHHCILCGKSYGHLPTFKRHQRIHTGEKPHQCNECGKSFSWLEHFKQHQRTHTGEKPHHCVLCGKSFAQLTTFKRHQQIHTGEKPHQCNECGKSFARLGSLKKHQPVHTGNKPHQCNECGKSFSWLGHFKQHQRTHTGEKPHHCVLCGKSFAQLTTFKRHQQIHTGEKPHQCNECGKSFARLGSLKKHQRVHTGNKPHQCNECGKSFSWLGHFKQHQRTHTGEKPHHCVLCGKSFAQLTTFKRHQQIHTGEKPHQCNECGKSFARLGSLKKHQRVHTGEKPHQCSECEKSFAELGNFKKHQQVHTGEKPHHCINCGKSFTRLGSLKRHQRIHTAVKP; translated from the coding sequence ATGAAGGTGGTGCATCTTGGTAGAAGGCAAGGACTAGATATGGCATATTCTCATATTAAAGAAGAGCTTCCTGGACTGGAAcctgtccatattaaagaggaggcccctggactggaacctgtccatgttaaagaggaggcccctggactggaacctgtccatgttaaagaggaggcccctggactggaacctgtccatgttaaagaggaggcccctggactggaacatgtccatgttaaagaggaggcccctggactggaacctgtccatgttaaagaggaggcccctggactggaacatgtccatgttaaagaggaggcccctgtgctggaacatgtccatgttaaagaggaggccCATGTGCTGGAAcatgtccatgttaaagaggaggccCCTGGAGTGGAAGctgtccatgttaaagaggaggcccctggactggaacatgtccatgttaaagaggaggcccctggactggaacatgtccatgttaaagaggagagtcctgtgctggaacatgtccatgttaaagaggGGGCCCCTGGACTGGAACATGTCCACGTTAAACAAGAGGTAGCCAAGCCTGATGATTTATTACATAGAGAGTCCTCTCAAGCCATGTATGCTAATGGAGAGGAGGGGACTGAGCTGGGTTCCATTCAGAGGAACCATCACATCTCCCAGCTGGAGGCTATCCAAATAAATCCTGCATCACAACATGCACCAAGGTCACCTTCACCCTGTGGGACAACAATGTTAGAAAAAGAAcatgaatgtggaaagagcttcactCATTTAGGAAACTTCAAACACCAGCaacttcacacaggagagaaaccacaccaaTGTATACATTGTGGGAAAAGTTTTGGTTATTTAGGAAGCTtcaaaaaacaccagcaaatcCACACGGGAGAGAGCTCACAACAGTGTAATCAATGCGGGAAGAGCTTCTCTCGGTTAGGAAACCTTAAGcaacaccagcaaactcacacaggagagaaaccacaccactgtaTACTTTGTGGGAAGAGTTACGGTCATTTACCAACCTTTAAAAGACATCAGAGAATCCACACAGGCGAGAAACCACACCAGTGTaatgaatgtggaaagagcttctCTTGGTTAGAACACTTTAAgcaacaccagcgaactcacacaggagagaaaccacaccactgtGTACTTTGTGGGAAAAGTTTTGCTCAGTTAACAACCtttaaaagacaccagcaaattcacacaggagagaaaccacaccagtGTAAcgaatgtgggaagagcttcgCTCGTTTAGGAagccttaaaaaacaccagccaGTTCACACAGGAAATAAACCACACCAGTGTaatgaatgtggaaagagcttctCTTGGTTAGGACACTTTAAgcaacaccagcgaactcacacaggagagaaaccacaccactgtGTACTTTGTGGGAAAAGTTTTGCTCAGTTAACAACTtttaaaagacaccagcaaatccacacaggagagaaaccacaccagtGTAACGAATGTGGTAAGAGCTTCGCTCGTTTAGGAagccttaaaaaacaccagcgagttcacacaggaaataaaccacaccagtgtaatgaatgtggaaagagcttctCTTGGTTAGGACACTTTAAgcaacaccagcgaactcacacaggagagaaaccacaccactgtGTACTTTGTGGGAAAAGTTTTGCTCAGTTAACAACTtttaaaagacaccagcaaatccacacaggagagaaaccacaccagtGTAACGAATGTGGTAAGAGCTTCGCTCGTTTAGGAagccttaaaaaacaccagcgagttcacacaggagaaaaaccacACCAGTGTAGTGAATGTGAGAAGAGCTTTGCTGAATTAGGAAActttaaaaaacaccagcaagttcacacaggagagaaacctcaccACTGTATAAATTGTGGGAAGAGCTTTACTCGGTTAGGAagccttaaaagacaccagcgaattcacacagcgGTGAAACCATAA